The following coding sequences lie in one Lolium perenne isolate Kyuss_39 chromosome 2, Kyuss_2.0, whole genome shotgun sequence genomic window:
- the LOC127336778 gene encoding protein IQ-DOMAIN 32 isoform X2: MTKSKNGCLKILVCAGAGSDPSGGSDPETDAHADESKAVSDKSRWSFRRRSTRHRVLKNSDISEPETLSSSKAKAEIAPTNNVYSSTYSYASEKPLHLEKPDAEKPDEKILHQEKPDEKPLHEEKPNEKLAETPTEEPADQIIERSIELPDEKITEPPSKEPAERISEKPIDEPTENAVEELDEKPDESIAVSSTELKQDEAAQLIGTSSPDPEEDHVESAAVVIQTGIRTYSARQELSNHKDLAKLQAVIRGHLVRRQAAESLQCLLAIVKTQGLVRAHQAQQDTLVSSSSEKLLQNGFALKLLDGMPKSKSMNIKCDPSETDATWQWMERWTTLILPITEGHLLENTENSGLVVEKMEVAQHEEKDVPLDSDISFPKLVPDDVEDTLRSSDASAFVEETQGPSDSAGLEAPECVPEETSGLEINDGPVPELIEKINDDAEQLDDSTTENVVEQSLEFSGRQSSQTDPSREASPLPEKSESYTEDIMDPYNLEQSLDMEGRSAARKACNPAFAAAQMKFEELTSAVSRSNSSSYLDGSSKLKVPTPHSQDGASPKQNIDTGIPESTVGRDAKIILAASECGTEISISSTLDSPDRSEADGGEIVMEIGDLGGRNYTTENADKDTHVLRSEVKNTSEGVIQPEKDEELNGDVANPAIASDPVVEQAHVGPGKPDSHDQIEKSVESYARSPEGTPMSRTTFAESHGTPSSEVSVNTNKSKTKKPKSRVSRRSLTSPSNSVGRSSTDNLSKDYKHAKRESSVKVAKSDNVDQEPRMSNSTPLPSYMQFTESARAKAAALSPKMSPDVQDSNPRKRHSLPIANGKQETSPRMQRSSSQAQEKVKTNVAVPHNPSDKRWNI; the protein is encoded by the exons ATGACCAAGTCCAAGAACGGCTGCCTCAAGATCCTCGTCTGCGCCGGCGCCGGATCCGACCCCTCCGGCGGCTCCGACCCCGAGACCGACGCCCACGCCGACGAG AGCAAGGCCGTATCAGATAAAAGCAGATGGAGCTTTCGCAGGAGGTCTACAAGGCATCGTGTTTTGAAGAACTCTGATATATCAGAACCTGAAACTCTAAGTTCGAGCAAAGCAAAAGCTGAAATTGCACCAACCAATAATGTCTACTCCTCTACATACTCTTACGCCTCAGAGAAGCCCCTTCATCTGGAGAAGCCAGACGCGGAGAAGCCAGATGAGAAGATTCTGCATCAAGAGAAGCCAGATGAGAAGCCTCTGCACGAAGAGAAGCCCAATGAAAAGCTGGCAGAGACGCCAACTGAAGAGCCAGCGGACCAGATAATTGAAAGGTCAATTGAACTGCCAGATGAGAAGATAACTGAGCCGCCAAGCAAAGAGCCAGCTGAAAGGATATCCGAAAAACCAATTGACGAGCCTACTGAAAATGCTGTTGAGGAACTTGATGAAAAGCCGGATGAAAGTATCGCTGTTTCATCCACTGAGCTGAAGCAGGATGAAGCCGCCCAACTTATTGGTACAAGCAGTCCAGACCCTGAGGAAGATCATGTGGAGTCTGCAGCTGTTGTCATTCAGACTGGCATCAGAACATACAGC GCAAGGCAAGAACTGTCAAATCATAAGGATCTTGCGAAACTGCAAGCTGTGATACGTGGGCATCTAGTGAGGAGGCAGGCTGCAGAATCATTGCAATGCTTGCTTGCTATTGTTAAAACGCAAGGGCTTGTCCGTGCTCATCAAGCACAACAG GACACTTTGGTCAGTTCTTCAAGTGAGAAATTGCTTCAGAATGGATTTGCTCTCAAG CTCCTGGATGGCATGCCAAAATCAAAATCCATGAACATAAAGTGTGATCCTTCTGAAACTGATGCTACCTGGCAATGGATGGAGAGGTGGACAACTCTGATTCTTCCAATCACTGAAGGCCACTTGCTAGAGAATACTGAAAATAGTGGGTTGGTGGTTGAAAAGATGGAAGTTGCTCAGCATGAAGAGAAGGATGTTCCTTTGGACTCGGACATCTCTTTCCCGAAGTTAGTGCCTGATGATGTGGAAGACACACTAAGGTCATCTGATGCTAGTGCCTTTGTGGAAGAGACACAAGGGCCATCTGATTCTGCTGGATTGGAGGCTCCCGAATGTGTCCCAGAGGAAACCTCTGGGTTGGAAATCAATGATGGTCCTGTACCGGAGTTGATCGAAAAGATCAATGACGATGCTGAGCAATTGGATGATTCAACGACAGAGAATGTTGTGGAGCAATCTTTGGAGTTCTCTGGTCGACAGTCTTCCCAAACTGATCCATCAAGGGAAGCCAGCCCTCTTCCTGAAAAATCTGAATCTTATACCGAGGATATTATGGATCCATATAATCTTGAGCAGTCGCTGGACATGGAAGGTAGAAGCGCAGCAAGAAAGGCCTGCAATCCGGCATTTGCTGCTGCACAGATGAAATTTGAAGAGCTAACTTCAGCAGTCAGTAGGTCCAACAGTTCCTCTTATCTGGATGGGTCAAGCAAATTGAAGGTGCCTACTCCCCATTCCCAGGACGGTGCCTCACCCAAGCAAAACATTGATACAGGTATACCAGAAAGCACAGTTGGTCGTGATGCTAAAATCATACTTGCTGCTTCAGAATGTGGGACTGAGATTTCAATCTCCTCTACACTTGACTCACCAGACAGATCAGAAGCTGATGGCGGTGAGATTGTAATGGAGATTGGAGATCTTGGAGGTAGGAACTACACCACCGAGAATGCTGACAAAGACACCCATGTTTTACGTTCTGAAGTTAAGAACACTTCCGAAGGAGTTATCCAGCCAGAGAAAGATGAAGAACTGAATGGCGATGTTGCTAACCCTGCCATTGCCTCGGATCCTGTAGTTGAGCAAGCACATGTTGGACCAGGAAAGCCAGATTCACATGATCAAATTGAGAAATCTGTAGAATCATATGCTAGGTCACCCGAAGGAACTCCCATGAGCCGAACCACCTTTGCGGAATCTCATGGCACACCATCAAGTGAGGTCTCTGTCAATACCAACAAGAGTAAGACCAAAAAACCAAAGTCTCGTGTAAGCAGAAGGTCACTGACCAGTCCAAGCAATTCAGTAGGACGAAGCAGCACAGATAATCTGTCAAAGGATTATAAACATGCAAAGAGAGAGAGCTCAGTCAAGGTTGCTAAGTCTGACAATGTTGACCAAGAACCTCGCATGAGCAACAGCACTCCACTGCCAAGCTATATGCAGTTCACAGAATCCGCAAGAGCAAAGGCAGCTGCTCTATCCCCAAAGATGAGCCCAGATGTACAAGACAGCAACCCAAGGAAAAGGCATTCTTTGCCCATAGCAAATGGTAAACAGGAAACATCTCCCCGCATGCAACGATCATCATCCCAAGCTCAGGAAAAGGTGAAAACCAACGTTGCTGTTCCTCACAATCCATCTG ATAAGAGGTGGAACATATGA
- the LOC127336778 gene encoding protein IQ-DOMAIN 32 isoform X1, translated as MTKSKNGCLKILVCAGAGSDPSGGSDPETDAHADESKAVSDKSRWSFRRRSTRHRVLKNSDISEPETLSSSKAKAEIAPTNNVYSSTYSYASEKPLHLEKPDAEKPDEKILHQEKPDEKPLHEEKPNEKLAETPTEEPADQIIERSIELPDEKITEPPSKEPAERISEKPIDEPTENAVEELDEKPDESIAVSSTELKQDEAAQLIGTSSPDPEEDHVESAAVVIQTGIRTYSARQELSNHKDLAKLQAVIRGHLVRRQAAESLQCLLAIVKTQGLVRAHQAQQDTLVSSSSEKLLQNGFALKLLDGMPKSKSMNIKCDPSETDATWQWMERWTTLILPITEGHLLENTENSGLVVEKMEVAQHEEKDVPLDSDISFPKLVPDDVEDTLRSSDASAFVEETQGPSDSAGLEAPECVPEETSGLEINDGPVPELIEKINDDAEQLDDSTTENVVEQSLEFSGRQSSQTDPSREASPLPEKSESYTEDIMDPYNLEQSLDMEGRSAARKACNPAFAAAQMKFEELTSAVSRSNSSSYLDGSSKLKVPTPHSQDGASPKQNIDTDRSEADGGEIVMEIGDLGGRNYTTENADKDTHVLRSEVKNTSEGVIQPEKDEELNGDVANPAIASDPVVEQAHVGPGKPDSHDQIEKSVESYARSPEGTPMSRTTFAESHGTPSSEVSVNTNKSKTKKPKSRVSRRSLTSPSNSVGRSSTDNLSKDYKHAKRESSVKVAKSDNVDQEPRMSNSTPLPSYMQFTESARAKAAALSPKMSPDVQDSNPRKRHSLPIANGKQETSPRMQRSSSQAQEKVKTNVAVPHNPSDKRWNI; from the exons ATGACCAAGTCCAAGAACGGCTGCCTCAAGATCCTCGTCTGCGCCGGCGCCGGATCCGACCCCTCCGGCGGCTCCGACCCCGAGACCGACGCCCACGCCGACGAG AGCAAGGCCGTATCAGATAAAAGCAGATGGAGCTTTCGCAGGAGGTCTACAAGGCATCGTGTTTTGAAGAACTCTGATATATCAGAACCTGAAACTCTAAGTTCGAGCAAAGCAAAAGCTGAAATTGCACCAACCAATAATGTCTACTCCTCTACATACTCTTACGCCTCAGAGAAGCCCCTTCATCTGGAGAAGCCAGACGCGGAGAAGCCAGATGAGAAGATTCTGCATCAAGAGAAGCCAGATGAGAAGCCTCTGCACGAAGAGAAGCCCAATGAAAAGCTGGCAGAGACGCCAACTGAAGAGCCAGCGGACCAGATAATTGAAAGGTCAATTGAACTGCCAGATGAGAAGATAACTGAGCCGCCAAGCAAAGAGCCAGCTGAAAGGATATCCGAAAAACCAATTGACGAGCCTACTGAAAATGCTGTTGAGGAACTTGATGAAAAGCCGGATGAAAGTATCGCTGTTTCATCCACTGAGCTGAAGCAGGATGAAGCCGCCCAACTTATTGGTACAAGCAGTCCAGACCCTGAGGAAGATCATGTGGAGTCTGCAGCTGTTGTCATTCAGACTGGCATCAGAACATACAGC GCAAGGCAAGAACTGTCAAATCATAAGGATCTTGCGAAACTGCAAGCTGTGATACGTGGGCATCTAGTGAGGAGGCAGGCTGCAGAATCATTGCAATGCTTGCTTGCTATTGTTAAAACGCAAGGGCTTGTCCGTGCTCATCAAGCACAACAG GACACTTTGGTCAGTTCTTCAAGTGAGAAATTGCTTCAGAATGGATTTGCTCTCAAG CTCCTGGATGGCATGCCAAAATCAAAATCCATGAACATAAAGTGTGATCCTTCTGAAACTGATGCTACCTGGCAATGGATGGAGAGGTGGACAACTCTGATTCTTCCAATCACTGAAGGCCACTTGCTAGAGAATACTGAAAATAGTGGGTTGGTGGTTGAAAAGATGGAAGTTGCTCAGCATGAAGAGAAGGATGTTCCTTTGGACTCGGACATCTCTTTCCCGAAGTTAGTGCCTGATGATGTGGAAGACACACTAAGGTCATCTGATGCTAGTGCCTTTGTGGAAGAGACACAAGGGCCATCTGATTCTGCTGGATTGGAGGCTCCCGAATGTGTCCCAGAGGAAACCTCTGGGTTGGAAATCAATGATGGTCCTGTACCGGAGTTGATCGAAAAGATCAATGACGATGCTGAGCAATTGGATGATTCAACGACAGAGAATGTTGTGGAGCAATCTTTGGAGTTCTCTGGTCGACAGTCTTCCCAAACTGATCCATCAAGGGAAGCCAGCCCTCTTCCTGAAAAATCTGAATCTTATACCGAGGATATTATGGATCCATATAATCTTGAGCAGTCGCTGGACATGGAAGGTAGAAGCGCAGCAAGAAAGGCCTGCAATCCGGCATTTGCTGCTGCACAGATGAAATTTGAAGAGCTAACTTCAGCAGTCAGTAGGTCCAACAGTTCCTCTTATCTGGATGGGTCAAGCAAATTGAAGGTGCCTACTCCCCATTCCCAGGACGGTGCCTCACCCAAGCAAAACATTGATACAG ACAGATCAGAAGCTGATGGCGGTGAGATTGTAATGGAGATTGGAGATCTTGGAGGTAGGAACTACACCACCGAGAATGCTGACAAAGACACCCATGTTTTACGTTCTGAAGTTAAGAACACTTCCGAAGGAGTTATCCAGCCAGAGAAAGATGAAGAACTGAATGGCGATGTTGCTAACCCTGCCATTGCCTCGGATCCTGTAGTTGAGCAAGCACATGTTGGACCAGGAAAGCCAGATTCACATGATCAAATTGAGAAATCTGTAGAATCATATGCTAGGTCACCCGAAGGAACTCCCATGAGCCGAACCACCTTTGCGGAATCTCATGGCACACCATCAAGTGAGGTCTCTGTCAATACCAACAAGAGTAAGACCAAAAAACCAAAGTCTCGTGTAAGCAGAAGGTCACTGACCAGTCCAAGCAATTCAGTAGGACGAAGCAGCACAGATAATCTGTCAAAGGATTATAAACATGCAAAGAGAGAGAGCTCAGTCAAGGTTGCTAAGTCTGACAATGTTGACCAAGAACCTCGCATGAGCAACAGCACTCCACTGCCAAGCTATATGCAGTTCACAGAATCCGCAAGAGCAAAGGCAGCTGCTCTATCCCCAAAGATGAGCCCAGATGTACAAGACAGCAACCCAAGGAAAAGGCATTCTTTGCCCATAGCAAATGGTAAACAGGAAACATCTCCCCGCATGCAACGATCATCATCCCAAGCTCAGGAAAAGGTGAAAACCAACGTTGCTGTTCCTCACAATCCATCTG ATAAGAGGTGGAACATATGA